In the Plasmodium sp. gorilla clade G2 genome assembly, chromosome: 12 genome, atatatatatatatatatatataacaaatataaataaacaaataaataaataaaattatatgaaataaaaaaataaataattttttaaatggataaagttattaatttttttttttttctttttttttttttttttttttttttatcgtGTACTATCATATATGGAAagaatcatttttttttgcattataaaaaaatttattcaaataacatatgtatatattttatttattatacaatttaacaatttgttttatatacatataataaaaaaaaaaaaaaaaaaatacacgagttaaatatataaatgtgtttaacgtatttttcaaaaaaaaaaaaaaaaaaaaaaaaaaaaaaaaaaaaaaaaaaaaaaaaatgagcacttttatatttttcgtACATTTgaatttttcaaatttttaaaaatatatttttttttacgttatatgtatatatcttatatatatatatatataatatttaaatcaaCTGTTTTGTgatgttttatttaaaatacgtttaaaatatatatattaatgaaaaatgatatatataaaataatatatacatatatattatatatttatattatattatgtaatttttttcttttataattatagtttttattttgtttaaattatatattttatataagttcaaagaagaaaaaaaaaaaaatatgtttatttatacatataatatatacaaattttattcatatgttTACGTTCAAACTATCCTTCACACATGAACAGGTTTCATTTAGAAACTGTTGAAATAATTGAAAAACAgcgaaaaataaaaaaacatatacataagaatataaaaatgaatgataaaaaaatctGAACTTTAAAATGAACATTtaaacatacatacatacatatatatatattgacaggttaattaatgataatattttttaaataaaccCGTCACATTGTTGTGTGAATGAAATGTTTCTATATcatacacatacatatacatatgtacatttacatatatatataaacgaATTATGTTATCGTATTATTAATCGAAGGACCCTTTTTACACATAATATaccaataatatatatatatatatatatatatatatatatatatatataaagtaaatgttaataaaagaaataattcataaaatattatcataatataatcaaatattataacttcttttatttttactacaACGATCTTTTGTTCTTATCCAAAAATAAAGTATTTTATGCTcccacatataaataatcacattaaaatattatattcgtatttaagaataatttcttttttaagtgtgcaaaaaatatataaccaaaataaataaatttaagaaatatttaaaaatgtatgacttgttcatataattcatagttaattgttcataataactttatatatatttttttactcTTAACAACTACACTATGAAACATTTACTAATTTcaatttgaaaatatatttaataatatgaacaaaatggttgttttgtaaatatttaaCCTGAactgttcataatattttacaaaaacttttatacatatatatatatatatatatatatatataaatttgtcTACTTACAATTTATTTCtactattaaatataaaattaaaataaaagaaatggtTTGATAAAAttgtataaaattttatggtatcataatatatgtttatatgtatattttccttactccttattttaaaattaatacaattaaataaatatataaaaatgcatatatatatatatatatatatatatatatataagtaaaatGTAAACGCTGGAACTTTACATaaaggtatatataataatgttcattttattaatcctaaaaagaaagaatgaaaaaaaaaaaaaaaaaaaatggtgaCATAGATTAAAATAcagtctttttttttttttattttagtgAACAGTAAAAAATTGCAAAAAaagttaaataaaaaaaaatatatattttaaaaatattgatataaataataaaatagaaataaaaatcctcatatttttcaacataatattaaaattaattaaaaaatatataattatatattaataatttataatacatattatatatctatatattatatatacaatttattTTAAGAGCCTAATATGATAAACATGTTTTTCTTTGTAGAGcccataaaaatataagtaatatgtaattttacccctaataaaaaataatacatttaaaaatataattatatatatatataatatatatatatgtacataaatttttaacattatatataatttggaaaaatataattttctacattgttatataaaaaaaattataggaatcaattttttcattaaaatataatttttatgtcccatataaaataaaaaataaaataaaataaaataaaataaaaaaaacttaaagctttataaatatagaaaaaatatatttccatatatatattgaatgatatataaaaaccaataaaaaaataaaataatcacATTCATTTATGTTCatacaaatttatttatagaaaGATGTTATATTACTTTTGTAAAGTTTAAAAcaataagaaataataatatatatatatatatatattttattaataaaactaAAATTCTATACTTTTATTAAGAgaaccatatatatattatatatatataatatttatttgtagaaataaaaatatggaatCAGATGGAGAAAATGTTACAAGCattaaaaagataaagaaaaacaaaaaacccaagttaaaaataaaaaaggacaaaactgaaaagaaaaagggattatcaaaaaaaaaaaaaaaaaaagatgaaaaaacaAAGTTagatgaattatataaattagaaattaaaaattataaaaatgggaaaaaattaaaaggtaaaaaatataatgatgatgacaATAACATTTCAGATGATTcagatttattaaataatgattatgatgatataaaagaaatatcaaAACAAGTAAATgaacaaattaaattatataaacatttattaAGAATAAGAATATTGACTCAAAAAGTATTAACATTATCAAATAAGTTacctttattatcatttgtaacattcaataataatattacacaTAATGATCACATccaaaataatcataataatagcatattatccttattaaataatatacaagaaaatgaagaagaagtaAAAGAACAGATAACCAAAGTATTGATCATCTTAcatacatttttaaaaaaatattttctaaaaagaaatattcctattaatgaaaataaaataaatgatatagatataatatgtgatgaagatgataaaGAATTCTTTCAAAACAGAAGAAACATTTATATTCAACATTCAACACATAGTGAACAAAAactattttctttaatagaTACATGGTTTacatattcaaaaaatatgtgtttaaatttttttgatattattcACAAAATAACAAAACTCAGTTCTATTAAAACtataaaaacatatgaaCAGCCAATCTCTTCACAAATAAATCAAGTAATGTTTGAATTACCATCAATAATAGAAAAATCATATCCTCAAAATATAAGTTATGATATCATTGGAAAGGATCTATATGATTACTTAAATAACGACAAGGAGTTTAATCTCAAcaagtatatatatgacGACGAGGTAAAACAAAAGCACATAAtgaatagaaaaatatatatatatatatatatatattatatatttatggttatatttaattcttttcatttttaatgtcacttttttatatttatcccTTTAGGcttattataaaaagttCTTGTTAAATGCTATACAAAATTTAAAGGACAACCagtaagagaaaaaaaaaaaaaaaataaaataatattagtttaaataaagataatatatatatatatatatatatatatatatatatattattttacttacttatttatttatttattttttttttttttttgatgtaGGGAAGATAGCGAGTTATTAAAAAGTCAAAGACAAATttataagataaaaaaaaaatgtaatatttaaagaaaaaaaaaaaaaaaaaaaattgatatatatatgtaatgtcTATATttttgcatatatatattaagtaaataagtttaatatatacatatacatatatatatatatatatatatatatatatatttttgtgtagataataaaaaggagAATAAGGGAAAAGTCTTATCAAATGAACCCATACCCAAATTAGTTAATTTTATggtaagaaaaatatatatatatatatatatatatatatatatatattattaataaattttatgtagtatgtaagatatatatatatatatatatatataatattttttcttattatttattttttatttttcttttgcaGCTTCCTGAGCCAAGGGATAACAAAATTGATAACAATTATGAATACATGGACAACCCAGATTTTATCAACGTACTTCTATCATCCTTATTTCAAGaataatgtttttatatatttataaattttattttaattaatctttttattctttttatttttatttttgtatatatttttttttttttgttttttagaaaaatattttctatacAATATGTTTATTCTAcacattttaattaaaacttattttaaaaataagaaaaaaaatattctttttaaaaatattctcaaccccaaaaaaataatatatatatatattgaagcaaatataatataacatatatcctcatatatatatatattataaaataccACTTTAAagattcttctttatttttttcaatataacaataataaatatgtacataataacatattataaatatgtaatagtaatattttgaaaaaaaaaaagaaaattcttttttcaattatttatatattacctTAATGAATTCCTTAAaaggtataaaaaaaaaaaaatatattataataaatatcaaatataatttatttcatattattatatataattatatatatgtatagtatatatgtttgtattttttttttttttttttttttttttatttataaataattaccTTCAAATTTTTGCCTGTTGTTCTTAAGCTGtcgtttaaaaaaataaaataaaataaaataatattactttataaaatatctatttatgaaattttaaaaaaaaaaaaagagaaaaaaaaatgtattaaatatataaaaaaattaatatattataagaataaataaataaaaattatcagTATGAATATAATACCAAATGACGATAAAACTGAATATTCAGAAATATTAATTAGTATTAAATCAAAAGATAGCATACACAAATATGTAGAAGAATGTTTacataaattaaaaacagtatgatataaaaaataaaaaaaaatatatatgtatatatctatatatgtatcatttaaatatatgttatatttttttttattttaaaggGTAATGTAAAAATTATAGGACGTCAATATGCAATTACGAAGGCTCTTAGCATACTTGAAGTATTGAAGGAAAAAAACGAACACtttgattatattataaaatataataatttaacagtaatatggaaatataaatataaatataaatataaatatatatatatatatatatatatatatatatatatatatatataatatttatagtgTAATACCACATTTAATAGGTTGCCccataaacaaaatatatatatatatatatatatttatatatattcttttcttttgtaGGCAACGGGACCCGATAGAAGAAAAATCTTagaaattcatatatatataaagaaaaaataatatatatatatatatccatattttatatatattttatttttttttatagacatttgtctttattttattatctttcttattttttcccCCTTAATTTTTtcgtattttattttactctttaaatatatatatatatatatgtgtatatatatgaactataaaaatatgactacgtataaattaaaattttcttttattaaacaCCTTTTAAACCATAGAAAACATATTGATCGAttctttattcttttaataagaaaaatttatacatatatttatatatatatagttattattaaaatgataaaaaaaaaaatctttataatatatgttgttTAATAcacaattaaataaataaataaatatatatatatatatatatatacatatttactttaaaaaaaaaaaaaaaaaaaaaaaaaaagtgaggactttctaaatatattaaattatatatattatatatatatatattttttttttttttttttttttttttttgttcactgatatatacatacataaacatatatatatatttgtttctcGTTTCCTCTATCTGCAGttgtaacatatatatgtaacttCATATAtccatatcatttttataatacttcaaaaaaaaaaaaaaaaaaaaaaagactttaaataataaaaaaaaaaaactaagtTATTcgtataatattacatatacatatatatatatatatgtaatattttctcatttttttaaaaacattctcaattttataacatatatatataaatatatatttttttttttttttttctcaataAAACACATTCAAactatacatacatatattatatatatatatgtctaaTGCTTAAGATTGATCgggtattaaaaatataaaaaaaaaaaaaaaataaagccATACATAAATGCATAAATGCACAagtacatacatacatatatatatatatatatatatatatatatacatatatatatattataattatttgccTATTTTGTTAGCTTATttctctttatatattttcattttttgacCCCATTTAAGctttcattttcatatttgCATATTCTgctttttccttttcataTCTCAATTTATCTTCTTGtgcttttttttcaaatggggctttttctttttctcctAATTTATTCCATGCTTCTCCAATCATTTTACCTACTGTTGCAACATCTTTACTTAATTCTGGCTGTTTACTAATAATTTCTGCTCTTTTCTCTTTTGCAAAAAACATATAAGCTGATAAGGATCTCTTGGGGGCATGGGGGTCttttttgttctttcttCTCTTACGTACTTCTTTACCTGTATTCTTcattttgaatttttatatataataatgtgtatccaaaaaaaaaaaattcttaaatattcaaaataaacaatatataaatatatatatatataaatatatatatgtatttttatatatatatattctattaaGTGGCAAtggtttattaaaataaaactatGCTATggcttatatatttaaaaaaaattaaagataatttataatacgaaagaatatatataaaaaaaaaaaaaaaagagagagagagaaaaaaatgaataaagataaagatttatattatattatatatatatgtaaaatattcataCAAGGCTTAAAATacaagatatatataaatatatatatatattcaaaactaatacaattaataatatgattaataaatctttaaaaaaaaatatatatttattttaaaagcaACTTGGAATCTTTTGATACAAATattgtgatatatataaatataaatataataaatattttgatattaatactttaaaatggttttataaaattatatatatatattataatactgaatataatatgatattcATAAACTTGggattaataaaaataaatatatatatatatatatcatatattattatatattatatatataatcaactattttaatataaaaaaatataaacatatatataatgatttatatataatatatatatatataaatatattatattattttttcttttttttttttttattcgctttaaaatatattttattatatatatatatattattatatttatttaaaaaaaaaaaaaaagcaaaagcaaaagaaaaagaaaaagaattttaataagattataatttattatattatatatattttgatataatatatataattcatcatagtaatatttattatatataaaaaaaaagtattcgttatataatataatataattaatatatatatataaattaatatatattatttttttaaaacatttaaaacaaacaaaaatatatatatatataaatatattgtatacgcataaaaaaatatatataaatattatatataataaatatatttatttattatatatatatatctttttacatattaaaaacatatcattttaaaaatagcgataaaaataaataaatatatatatattaaggcaaaaaaaaaaaaaaaaaaaaattatatacttgaaatattttaaaaatttaaaagaaaaaatttatttaaaataatattaaacttaaaaattttgttttttttgtatttatatatatattatatatgtatattataatataatattatgttatatataaatattatatatatatattattaataatatatatattaaatttttatataataaaaaaaaataatatattaaataatatggtagtattatttttttatattgcataataaaattatatatatatataatatatatatcaaaaaatttaataaaataaaacaataaaaaatgtcatgtgcattatatatatatatatatatatataatatatatattattatgtatatatataatatatatatattttttttatataaagagcaatgtataaataatatatataaataaaaaaataatatataaaattagtattatatatatatataatatatatatatattatatatatataatataacaaatcttataattttctttttcttatataaataaaaaaaaattatcatatatatatatatataatatattttatgtatacaataatataatttttatatatgtattattcatataaggtataaaatatatatatatatatatactattttaatttttttctatttaataTGCATTCATTATTCATTCAttcattccttttttttattaagttattatatatatatataattatatatatatatatattaattaattacatgtaataataatatatttataatattatatatattataaatatattaaaaaaaaatatatatattatatatatatatacttttcttTCTCATAACAAAAtaacattataattatttcctTATgagatttatttttcttttgacTAATGCgtcaacaataataattaataaaaagatataaaaaaaaaaaaaaaaaaaaaaaagatacatatatataatataatatttatataacatatgtttatatatatatgtatgtaccTACAAAATATTGGtgttatttctttatttgtcatatttcagatctttcttttttcatataaataatataaggaTAATTCTACTTAATAtgatgaataaaaatataaagtaatTGAactttatttcatttaaaaaaaataaaaaaaaatagaactaggtttttttatattccgcATATGAATAAGAaaacattatttattaaatgtaatatattatgcgtatattaaaatataaaaggatttataaataaagccaatgagaaaatataatatatatatatatatatatttattttatatttttctttgattttttttatttaaatgtataaGGTTTTAAAAGCGCTATTTCATTCTtagcatattattatattccattcttttaaaaatatatatttatataaaaatattccttttttttttcaaagaaCGAACAAGGAtgaatcaaaatatatatatatatatatatatatatatatatatatatgaagaaatatatttatatctgttgttattatttaatttttttttttttaacattctgcaaaaataatattatatgacaaaaaaaggtatacataatatatctttataaaagaaaataaaaatgagagcatatttttttatgtcttAATTTTATGTTCTTTTCTCTTTATGATACAGAACAAATAAAtgttacataaaaatatatatatatatatatatatatatatatatatttttatttattttaaaaattattattccaccatatttttatgatcatttttttgttttgtttcttttttttatttgctaataatttatttaatattctcATTTTAAAAAGCTATAAATATccccttaaaaaaaaaaaaagaaaaaaaaaaaagaaagaaaaaaaaagttcaatttaacatattacacacatatgtatataataatatatatatatatatatttttgatttaaAGTTAAAACCCCGATTTTTAATTCAgtgtttattaaaaaaaaaaattaattttctttatatcatatcttgtaattatcatcataataatttacacatattatttatcataacattttatttttctttttgcatatattacattattttgaggaataaagaaaaaaaaaaaaaaaatagataaatCGAaacataaacaaaatatattgttcatatattataaaattattttatacaattcatagtatatttattatattcaaaacggaataatataatgaacatatccacacaaaaaataaataaataaatatatatatatatataatttccctttttatttttataactaaaaggtaaaaacaaaaaaaaagtatttcACTTTTTGcacattattcatatatatatatatatatatatttatttatatatttacatatttatatatcacaATATTATCGTTCAATGtgtgagaaaaaaaaaaaaattatatttgctgtcgcaaaatattaaatacattcattttttttaaaaagggacaatatttatgttaatattttatcgacattttaattattatacatcTCAGTCTTTTATTACTATAActacaaaaaaatttaatctcatatttcttcaaaaaaatatattaatatatatctttcaactatttgatatttatatatatatattgaagaaataattaggagagagaaaaaaaaaaaaaaaaaaaaaaaaaaacacactTACACACAAACAAACAATTTTATCAAACTAACATTTGTCTATTCAAATAAGTTCTCATTACCTATACTAAAaagtacacatatatataaacttatatatattaacttataaaaaatattataatacttatctttatatatatatatatatagaatatcaTTCAATTGTAAAACCTAAGCA is a window encoding:
- a CDS encoding high mobility group protein B1; its protein translation is MKNTGKEVRKRRKNKKDPHAPKRSLSAYMFFAKEKRAEIISKQPELSKDVATVGKMIGEAWNKLGEKEKAPFEKKAQEDKLRYEKEKAEYANMKMKA